Below is a window of Halarcobacter anaerophilus DNA.
TATTGCAAGCGGCGATTATAGAAGTTTTGAACTTCCTATTTTAAAACTTGTAGATGAGAAAGCCTTCTTAAAAGAAAATTTAGAGCTTTCAAAAGCAAGAGCAGACGTAGAGCAGCAAGATTATTATAAAGATATGATAATGTCAAATTATCTGCCTTCTTTAAGTGTAGAAGCAAACCATACGCAATATCATGAAGATAAACATAATGATATACAAAATGAAAATATTTACAGCTACGGATTATCTTTATCTATGCCTCTTGACGTAAGAGCTTATAATGATGTACAAAGCCAGAGGATTAATTATCTGACAAAAAAATTAAATCTAAAAAATACCGAACTAGAAGAGAAAAATTTTTATAGAACAAAACTCTCTAGACTAAAAATGCTGGAAAATAAAAAAACAATTGCAAAAGAGGATTATAAACTCTATAACTCTTTGTTAGAGATTATTATTGAAGAAAAAAATGCAGAAGTAAAAACTCAAAGTGATGTAGATACTTTAGAAAATTCGCAAAAAATAAAATCAATCGAACTTAAAATTTACGAACTTGAAAAACAGATAGAACTTTTAGATTTATACGCTAAAATAAGCTAAAGAAGAGGTTTTATTTCTTCTTTTGCTCAGGTAGATTAAGATAGTATTTCATCTCTGAAGGAGTTATTATCTTAATTGTATTTGTACTTCCCGGTTGTCCTACAGGGTAACCGAAAGTTGCTATATAAGTAGCTTTTTTATCTAAGATTCCTCTTTTTTCCAAATGTTTTAACATCATTTGAATCATTTTAGAAGCGCCTGCCTCTTTGATTTTTGCAATAGGCTCAACACCCCATAAACCGCACATAGGATTTAAAATTCTTCTTTTATGGGTAAAAATATAGATATTTGTTTTTGGTCTGTATCTTGATATTTTCATTCCCGAAAGTCCTGAACTTGTTAATACGATTATTCCTTTTGCTCCAATATCATCGGCTAATTTCGTAGTTGTTGCCTGAATTACGTCAAACTCATCATGATAAGCTAGTTTTTCATATTTATCAAAAGGATAAATCTCTTCTGTTTTTGCAATAATTCTGGCCATAGTTTCAACAGTATTAATAGGATCAACACCCACAGCACTCTCTTCACTTAACATAACAGCATCTGTTCCGTCTAAAAC
It encodes the following:
- a CDS encoding TolC family protein; translated protein: MHLQKSAKLTLLGLLILPSFLSAQKSEPDEKILSKDRLNIFKYNQEENEQSSSKLKKDWINPINLSYSKDKSDTSNTIKSAISISQPIFKSGGIYSAIKYAGATYKYNTLDIELQKKELIKEATTMLFNLHITTLNIKKSELLLKNANIDVDRKKEQVIHGFLDTSTLDNAILDANEIKNQLADLYYQKEELIYNFSNIASGDYRSFELPILKLVDEKAFLKENLELSKARADVEQQDYYKDMIMSNYLPSLSVEANHTQYHEDKHNDIQNENIYSYGLSLSMPLDVRAYNDVQSQRINYLTKKLNLKNTELEEKNFYRTKLSRLKMLENKKTIAKEDYKLYNSLLEIIIEEKNAEVKTQSDVDTLENSQKIKSIELKIYELEKQIELLDLYAKIS